In the Lactobacillus paragasseri genome, CGAGCATTGATTATTTCACTCAAATACTCTTCATCAATCATCTTAGGAGCATTCTCGCCTACCACATTAACTGGAAATTGATTGTCACTAGAAGTTAAACTTGGATCAGCATATCCAAATTGCAATTTGATCTTTTCAGCTTCTTTTTTAGATGTATTCAGGACAACTGAGATATCATTGGTGATATCAATTCCACCTTCTAAATCAATTGTCGCGTACTTAATCTTATTTTCGTGAATTACAGTGGCTGTCGTTGAACCTCCACCTAAATCGAGAATAATTGTTCCAAATGTTCTCTCGCCTTCATCAAGAGCCACACTTGCAATTGCTAATGGTGTAGGAACAAAGAAGTTATTTTGATACCCTGCTCTTTCAATAGCTTTGCGAATATTGTGCAGGTCGGCACTAGGCGCAGTTAATAATATGCCATGAACTTCGAGAGAATGCGCGATCATTTTTCTTGGATCGTCCACATCCGTTTTTCCATCAATTAAAAATTTATTAGGTAAAAAAGCAATTGCTTCTCTACCATCTTTTAAAGCAGTATCGATCGCAGTTACTAAAACACGTTTTACATCGTTATCTGTAACTTCTCTACCATTTTCTTCAATATTAATTAATCCGACTGCATTCTCCAATTGTAATAAGCCTACTGGAATTCCAGTCACTACTCGATAAATTTTAGAATTTGTCTTTTGTGCTACTTTCTTTAAAACAGCACTGATACTTTCAGCAGTTTGATCAATATCAACTATTTTTCCATGCCGCATTCCTTTGGTAGGTCCATTTGCGGCACCAATAATTTGCATTTCATTTGATGCAGTGTCTGCGACAACTGCTTTTACGCTTGTTGTTCCTATATCCAAGCCTACAAGTAAATCAGTTTTATCCAAGGTAATGCCCCCAAAACATAACTATACAATAAATTTTAACATATGGCTTACATTCTCACTAATCTCAAGTCAGCCCTAATTTTACTTTTTCTGCTTGTGTTAGCGGCCTGCTATAAGCGCCAATTTCAAAGTCAATTACTGACGGTTCTTTAAGCTGACTCTTGATTTTGTCATAGTACTGTATCTTGCTTTTAATTGTTGAAAGATTTCCAATAACTATATTATTATCTTTCATTACTAAAACGATCTGTGTCGGTCTGCGCGTTTCACCACTCAGCATCTTTACCTGATCGCGAATATGTTGTGGGAGACTGGCATAAACCTTAATATCTTCGCTAAGAGAAACTTTCTGATTATATCCAATAAATAAAGGTTTATTTTTATCAATTTTGTTTTTATCAATCACCTGACTACCCACTTTTCCTGTAGCCAAAATTTTTCGATAACCTATCCCTTCATGGATATAACCAATAATTGGACGTTCTTTAATAGTTAGAATTAAATGATTAGTATTCTGTACACTCACCTGTACTTTTTCTATTTCAGGAAAAGCATCCGACAATTGCTTACTGTATTCTTTTCCTTTTAGTAAACAAAATACAATCTTATTTCCAGGAGAAATATTTGCAGTTTTAACTACCTGCTTACTATTTAACTCGGGTGCACCCTTCACCTGAACACTTGCTACATTAGCTTTTGGAGATACATAATAGCCCAAGGCCAAAATACAGCATAATGAAAAAAGAATTATAAATCCCAAGCGTGTTAACAAAGCATGTCGTCGTTCAGCCTGCAATTTAGTTAGTGAGGCAGAGACCCGTTTTTTCTCATTATTATTAACTTTATTTTTATAATCAATCCATCCCGATAATTCTTTTTTAGGATCTTTCTTGGTTATTTTATCTTTCTTTTTGGTCACATACCTCACTTCCTTTCATTATTTGTTTTTAATTAAACCTTCCATTACTGAAATTACTTGATCGGATGCATCCGGTACACCTAATCTCTTTGATGCTTCACTCATCTGTTTAGCATAATTTGTATCCAGCAGAATATGATCAATCGACGATACAAAATTATTTGGATTCAAATCATCTTCTGCAATCACTAGAGCAGCGCCTGCTTTTTCCATATCCATCGCATTCTTCATTTGATGATTATGAGTTACATTAGGACTAGGAATCAAAATTACAGGAACTCCAAGTGCAGTAAATTCGGCCAAACTAGTTGCACCTGATCTTGCTACAACACAAGTCATTTGTGGTAATAAACCTGGCATATTATCAATATAAGGTACAATTTTCACGTTTGAGCTAATTTTCTTGCCAGCCAATTTCTTTTTGACGTCACCATAATATAGTTGCCCAGTAGCCCAAATAACTTGATATGGCTTTGTTTCAAGTTCTGGAAGAGATTTTTCAACGATTTGATTAATTGCCAAAGCGCCACGAGAACCACCAAAGATCAGAACAGTTGGCATGTTAGGATTTAAGTCCCACTTTTTAGCAATATCAACGTTTTCTTTGTTTAGTCCCAGAACTTGCTGAGAGCGTGGATTTCCTGTTTTAACAAGTTTCTTTTTTTCTGAAAACTGCTTTGCAGCATCATCAAATGTGTAACAAATTTTATCGACATAATGCGCTAAGAATTTATTAGCTAATCCAACAACAGAATTAGATTCATGAATAATTGTTGGTACATGCATTTTGGCTGCTTCATAAACAATCGCACCTGAAACGTACCCACCAGTTCCGACTACTACATCAGGTTTGAAATCCTTGATAATTTGTTTGGCTTCTTTAGTAGCTTTAATGAAGAGCTCAATTGTCTCAAAGTTCTTTAAAGGATGTTTACGATCAAATCCTTTGATTTTTAATGTTCTAAAAGGAACTCCAGCTGCGGGAACGATCTTAGACTCTAATCCACGATCAGTTCCGACAAATAAGATCTCATCGTTTGTAACTAACTTACGTTCTTTCAAACGCTCGATTAACGCCATAATTGGATAAATGTGGCCACCAGTTCCGCCACCAGAAAAAATTACTCTCATTTTACTTAGTCTTTAATTCCTTAATAAATTTTACAAAAAAGTCTCCACGTTCTTCAAAAGTATTAAATTGATCCCAAGAAGCACATGCTGGTGAGAACAAAATAACATCTCCTGCTTCACTCAGTTCATATGCACGTGGAACAGCTTCTTGTAAAGTATTAACAATAACAATATCTTTAATGCCAGCTTTACGAGCAGCATCAGCTAAAAGATATTTAGTTTCACCATAAAGCACAATTGATTTTACATGTTTTTTAAATAGTGGGACAAGAGAATCAAACATAAAGCCACGATCTAATCCACCAGCAATTAAAACTTCTGGTTCTTTAAACGAAGGAATAGCTACTGTAGCTGCTTCAATATTAGTTGATTTTGAATCATTATAAATCTTACGATCATTGTAAGTCATTACATATTGCAGACGGTGTGTAGCACCAGTAAAAGTACTTAATGCATATTGAATATCACTATCGTCTGCACCCATCAATTTAGAAATAGCAATTGCTACTAGGCAATTTTGTTGGTTATGAATACCTGGGATCTTAATATCGCTGATCTTCATAATTTGATGATCATCTTTACTTTCAAGATATTCATCACCAATAAAATAATCTGCTGTCTTATCTGTTTCAGAAAATGTTTGGACTTTAGCTTTAGTTTTCTTTAATTCTCTGTCTAAAATATTCTTTTGATCAAAGTTAGCAATAAAATAATCGTTTTGATCTTGTGATTGAGTAATTCTTAGTTTAGCTTCAACATAATTATCAAAGGTCTTATGGTAATCAAGATGAACATTGTTGTAAATATCTACAATTGCTGCTACTTTAGGCTTAATATCTGTTACACCAAGCAATTGGAAGCTAGACATTTCTACTACAAGTAAATCTTTATTTGTAGCTTTTTCGACAACTTCTGAAATTGGCACACCAATATTACCAACTGCATAAGCGTGGCCACCATTTTTAGATAAATGATGATCCATAATCCTTTGTGTGAGCATGACAGTAGTCGTTTTACCATTTGAACCAGTAACACAAACATATGGAGCTTCACTTACATTAAGTGCAATCTCTGGTTCAGTGATAACTGGAATGTTTAGTTTTAGCGCTTTTTCAACCATTGGATTTTCATAAGGAATGCCGGGGTTTTTAACAAGATAGTCGAATTTTTCCTTATCAAAAATCTCTACTGGATGATGTCCCGAAATAACTCGAACACCTAATTTATCTAATTCGGCTGCGCGGTCATCATTAGATAAGTCCTTTTTATCATTTAAGGTAAGTTTAGCACCTAGCTTTAAAAGAAGTTTAGCTACTGAAAAGCCACTCTTTCCTAAACCTAAAATTAAAATATTTTTATTTTCATATGTTTTTATTTTTTTCATTTTAAAATTAACCCCAGATAATTAAATAAATAATACTTCCAATTAAACCAACAATCCAAAATACAATATCAACTTTCCATTCAGACCAGCCAAGCATTTCAAAATGGTGATGGATCGGTGTCATCTTGAAAATTCTTTTTCCAGTAGTTTGGAAAGAAATGACTTGCAAAATAACGCTGAGTGTTTCTAAAACAAATACAATTCCGATTAAAAGTAATGACCATGGCCGATGAAGGAAAATTGATACGGTTGCTAATCCTCCGCCAAGAGCTAAGGAACCTGCATCCCCCATGAAAATTTTAGCTGGTTTGTGGTTAAAAATAAAGAAACCAACTAAACCACCAATTACACTTAAAGTAAATGCAACAATTACCCAATTTCTTTCTTGGTAGGCAATCCAGGCATAAGTTGCGTAAGCAATAATAGATAAACCAGTTGCTAAACCATCTAAGCCGTCGGATAAATTAACTGCATTTGAAAATCCAACTAACCAGAAAAGTACAAATAAACTGAATAAAAAAGAATTTCTTACCATTCCTGCAAATGGAATATATAATTCAAAGGCAAAATGATCGCTAAATGCTAGGGCAATAATCAAAGCAGCAATGATAATTTGACCTAACAATTTCTGCCAAGCTTTTAATCCTAAATTACGTTTGAAATATAACTTAATTCCATCATCTAAGAAACCAATAATTCCATAGCCTAAAAAAGCGATAATTAAAATCCAAGTAGTCTTATTTAAATCTTTCTGCCAAATTAAAACCCATAAGGTGGAAATAACACTGGCAAGCATGAAGACAACTCCACCCATAGTTGGGGTACCAGATTTTTTCTCATGCCATTTTGGCCCTTCATCTCTAATCACTTGGCCTTCATGTTTCATTCGCATAAAGCCAATAAACAACGGTAAGAAGATAACCGTAAGAGCAAAACTACTAATGAACGGTATCAAAGAAAACTGCATTTTGTATTACTCCTTTAACTTTTTGTTATTTCA is a window encoding:
- the ftsA gene encoding cell division protein FtsA; translated protein: MDKTDLLVGLDIGTTSVKAVVADTASNEMQIIGAANGPTKGMRHGKIVDIDQTAESISAVLKKVAQKTNSKIYRVVTGIPVGLLQLENAVGLINIEENGREVTDNDVKRVLVTAIDTALKDGREAIAFLPNKFLIDGKTDVDDPRKMIAHSLEVHGILLTAPSADLHNIRKAIERAGYQNNFFVPTPLAIASVALDEGERTFGTIILDLGGGSTTATVIHENKIKYATIDLEGGIDITNDISVVLNTSKKEAEKIKLQFGYADPSLTSSDNQFPVNVVGENAPKMIDEEYLSEIINARLDQTFSRIGKGLKSHDAFSLPGGVVITGGSSALQGIDDIVKDDFGVKARIFQPDQMGLRNPMYAAGYGVVNYAYSLADIDYLVNSVIYGNQVATPVSNQSSSQENMKFFKRRLTPSEMEQKEDYNKTSATSTVSTSEENDDNKNNKKGIKEFFKKFFD
- a CDS encoding cell division protein FtsQ/DivIB → MTKKKDKITKKDPKKELSGWIDYKNKVNNNEKKRVSASLTKLQAERRHALLTRLGFIILFSLCCILALGYYVSPKANVASVQVKGAPELNSKQVVKTANISPGNKIVFCLLKGKEYSKQLSDAFPEIEKVQVSVQNTNHLILTIKERPIIGYIHEGIGYRKILATGKVGSQVIDKNKIDKNKPLFIGYNQKVSLSEDIKVYASLPQHIRDQVKMLSGETRRPTQIVLVMKDNNIVIGNLSTIKSKIQYYDKIKSQLKEPSVIDFEIGAYSRPLTQAEKVKLGLT
- the murG gene encoding undecaprenyldiphospho-muramoylpentapeptide beta-N-acetylglucosaminyltransferase, with the protein product MRVIFSGGGTGGHIYPIMALIERLKERKLVTNDEILFVGTDRGLESKIVPAAGVPFRTLKIKGFDRKHPLKNFETIELFIKATKEAKQIIKDFKPDVVVGTGGYVSGAIVYEAAKMHVPTIIHESNSVVGLANKFLAHYVDKICYTFDDAAKQFSEKKKLVKTGNPRSQQVLGLNKENVDIAKKWDLNPNMPTVLIFGGSRGALAINQIVEKSLPELETKPYQVIWATGQLYYGDVKKKLAGKKISSNVKIVPYIDNMPGLLPQMTCVVARSGATSLAEFTALGVPVILIPSPNVTHNHQMKNAMDMEKAGAALVIAEDDLNPNNFVSSIDHILLDTNYAKQMSEASKRLGVPDASDQVISVMEGLIKNK
- the murD gene encoding UDP-N-acetylmuramoyl-L-alanine--D-glutamate ligase, whose translation is MKKIKTYENKNILILGLGKSGFSVAKLLLKLGAKLTLNDKKDLSNDDRAAELDKLGVRVISGHHPVEIFDKEKFDYLVKNPGIPYENPMVEKALKLNIPVITEPEIALNVSEAPYVCVTGSNGKTTTVMLTQRIMDHHLSKNGGHAYAVGNIGVPISEVVEKATNKDLLVVEMSSFQLLGVTDIKPKVAAIVDIYNNVHLDYHKTFDNYVEAKLRITQSQDQNDYFIANFDQKNILDRELKKTKAKVQTFSETDKTADYFIGDEYLESKDDHQIMKISDIKIPGIHNQQNCLVAIAISKLMGADDSDIQYALSTFTGATHRLQYVMTYNDRKIYNDSKSTNIEAATVAIPSFKEPEVLIAGGLDRGFMFDSLVPLFKKHVKSIVLYGETKYLLADAARKAGIKDIVIVNTLQEAVPRAYELSEAGDVILFSPACASWDQFNTFEERGDFFVKFIKELKTK
- the mraY gene encoding phospho-N-acetylmuramoyl-pentapeptide-transferase, producing the protein MQFSLIPFISSFALTVIFLPLFIGFMRMKHEGQVIRDEGPKWHEKKSGTPTMGGVVFMLASVISTLWVLIWQKDLNKTTWILIIAFLGYGIIGFLDDGIKLYFKRNLGLKAWQKLLGQIIIAALIIALAFSDHFAFELYIPFAGMVRNSFLFSLFVLFWLVGFSNAVNLSDGLDGLATGLSIIAYATYAWIAYQERNWVIVAFTLSVIGGLVGFFIFNHKPAKIFMGDAGSLALGGGLATVSIFLHRPWSLLLIGIVFVLETLSVILQVISFQTTGKRIFKMTPIHHHFEMLGWSEWKVDIVFWIVGLIGSIIYLIIWG